A section of the Mesobacillus jeotgali genome encodes:
- a CDS encoding amino acid ABC transporter permease produces the protein MNLDFTAILPSLPYILKGIGVTLKIVLVAGLLGFAFGIILAIFKISKSKALNWFADAYTSIFRGTPLILQLMIIYYGLPQLIGYEIAPYTAAVASFSLNSAAYISEIIRAGILAVDKGQKEAAMALGVPGKRMMADIILPQAMKNILPALMNEFITLTKESAIVTVIAVDDIMRRAYIVGGDQYRFFEPLILAGLIYYLMVISLTMIGKAVERRMRQSD, from the coding sequence ATGAATCTGGACTTTACCGCCATACTTCCTTCATTGCCATATATTTTGAAGGGAATTGGCGTCACATTAAAAATAGTATTGGTTGCAGGTCTTCTTGGCTTTGCATTTGGAATTATTCTTGCGATATTTAAAATCAGCAAATCAAAGGCGCTGAACTGGTTCGCGGATGCATACACCTCGATTTTCCGCGGTACTCCGCTGATTCTTCAGTTAATGATCATCTACTATGGCCTGCCGCAGCTGATTGGCTATGAAATCGCTCCCTACACAGCGGCGGTTGCATCCTTTTCTTTAAACTCTGCAGCCTATATATCTGAAATCATCAGAGCAGGAATTTTAGCGGTCGATAAAGGGCAGAAAGAAGCTGCCATGGCTCTTGGTGTACCTGGCAAACGGATGATGGCAGACATCATTCTCCCTCAGGCAATGAAAAATATCCTGCCAGCCTTGATGAATGAATTCATCACACTTACAAAAGAATCGGCTATCGTTACGGTCATTGCAGTAGATGATATCATGCGAAGGGCATATATTGTCGGCGGGGACCAGTATAGATTTTTCGAACCACTGATTTTGGCGGGCCTAATTTATTATCTTATGGTCATCTCCTTGACAATGATTGGCAAGGCAGTTGAAAGGAGAATGAGGCAAAGTGATTAA
- a CDS encoding amino acid ABC transporter ATP-binding protein, producing MIKVHDLHKSFGKLEVLKGISTTIENGEVVAIVGPSGSGKSTFLRCMNLLEQPTSGQILIGQDDITDKKTDIKKVRENVGMVFQHFHLFPHMTVLQNITYAPMKVKGKTKAEAEEYGLELLKKVGLYEKANEYPNRLSGGQKQRVAIARALAMDPEVMLFDEPTSALDPEMVKEVLEVMKSLAHTGMTMAIVTHEMGFAREVADRVLFLDGGVLVEDAPPAEFFGNPKSNRAKEFLEKML from the coding sequence GTGATTAAAGTGCATGATCTTCATAAATCATTTGGAAAGCTGGAAGTTTTGAAAGGCATTTCGACCACTATCGAAAACGGAGAGGTAGTAGCTATAGTAGGTCCTTCCGGATCTGGAAAGTCGACCTTCCTGCGCTGCATGAATCTATTGGAACAACCTACGAGCGGGCAAATTTTGATTGGACAAGATGATATAACAGATAAAAAAACGGACATTAAGAAAGTGCGTGAAAATGTCGGAATGGTATTCCAGCACTTTCACCTTTTCCCTCATATGACCGTACTGCAAAATATCACTTACGCACCGATGAAGGTAAAAGGAAAGACCAAAGCAGAAGCAGAAGAATACGGTCTTGAGCTTCTGAAAAAGGTTGGACTTTACGAAAAAGCAAATGAATATCCTAACAGGCTGTCTGGTGGACAAAAACAGCGTGTAGCGATCGCCCGGGCACTCGCGATGGACCCGGAAGTGATGTTATTTGATGAACCGACGTCCGCCCTGGACCCAGAGATGGTCAAAGAGGTGCTTGAAGTAATGAAGTCGCTGGCACACACCGGGATGACAATGGCAATAGTTACCCATGAAATGGGCTTTGCACGTGAAGTCGCAGACCGTGTTCTATTCCTTGATGGCGGAGTACTGGTTGAAGATGCCCCTCCTGCAGAATTCTTTGGCAATCCAAAGAGCAACAGGGCAAAGGAATTTCTTGAAAAAATGCTTTAA
- a CDS encoding acyl-CoA carboxylase subunit beta, with amino-acid sequence MPDIYEKINELYDRRREIELGGGDERIEKQHEKGKLTARERIELLVDPGSFVELNPFIQHRSTDFGLENQKGPGDGVVTGYGKVNGRAIYLFSQDFTVFGGALGEMHAKKIANVMDLAAKNGAPFVGLNDSGGARIQEGVVSLDGYGQIFYRNSIYSGVIPQISVIMGPCAGGAVYSPAITDFVFMVEKTSQMFITGPKVIETVTGEKISAEDLGGAIVHNTISGNAHFHGQSEEETLEQVRLLLSYLPQNYEEKPPRLEADDKDDYRPDLTDVIPFDAVRPYDVRKVIEQVVDAGSFLEIQKDFAKNIVIGLARLKGEVVGLVCNQPKVMAGGLDIDSSDKASRFIRFCDSFNIPIITFEDVTGFFPGIKQEHGGIIRHGAKILYAYSEATVPKLTVILRKAYGGAYVALNSKSIGADLVYAWPNAEIAVMGPQGAANIIFAKEIQNSENPEQTRQQKIDEYREKFANPYVAASQGMVDDVIDPRDTRIKLIQALDMLRTKKEDRPGKKHGNIPL; translated from the coding sequence ATGCCAGACATCTATGAAAAGATTAATGAACTTTATGACCGACGCAGGGAAATCGAATTGGGCGGCGGTGACGAACGTATAGAAAAGCAGCATGAAAAGGGGAAGCTGACAGCCCGTGAACGAATCGAGCTCCTTGTGGATCCTGGTAGCTTTGTGGAATTGAATCCATTCATCCAGCATCGCAGCACGGATTTTGGACTAGAGAACCAGAAGGGTCCCGGAGATGGTGTGGTAACCGGTTATGGAAAGGTAAATGGCAGGGCGATTTATCTGTTTTCCCAAGATTTCACTGTGTTTGGAGGAGCATTGGGTGAAATGCATGCAAAAAAAATCGCGAATGTCATGGATCTCGCAGCAAAGAATGGTGCTCCGTTTGTCGGATTGAATGATTCAGGCGGTGCAAGAATCCAGGAGGGGGTAGTTTCCCTTGATGGCTATGGCCAGATTTTTTACCGCAACTCTATTTATTCTGGTGTAATTCCTCAGATTTCCGTAATCATGGGTCCGTGTGCAGGCGGTGCCGTCTATTCACCGGCGATTACCGATTTCGTTTTCATGGTTGAAAAAACAAGCCAAATGTTCATCACCGGACCAAAAGTAATCGAAACGGTTACAGGTGAAAAAATCTCCGCTGAAGATTTAGGCGGCGCAATCGTACATAATACAATCAGCGGCAACGCTCATTTCCATGGCCAGTCCGAAGAAGAAACATTGGAGCAGGTGAGATTGCTGTTAAGCTATCTGCCACAAAACTATGAAGAAAAGCCGCCGCGTCTAGAGGCAGATGATAAGGATGACTATCGCCCAGACCTGACGGATGTGATTCCATTCGATGCTGTCAGGCCGTATGATGTGCGCAAAGTGATCGAACAGGTAGTCGATGCCGGTTCATTCCTGGAAATCCAAAAGGACTTTGCCAAGAACATTGTGATCGGTCTGGCGAGACTCAAAGGTGAAGTTGTTGGCCTTGTCTGCAACCAGCCAAAGGTGATGGCAGGCGGACTTGACATCGATTCTTCGGATAAAGCATCACGCTTCATAAGATTCTGTGATTCCTTCAATATCCCTATTATTACATTTGAAGATGTCACCGGATTCTTCCCTGGCATAAAACAGGAGCATGGCGGCATTATCCGTCATGGAGCGAAAATCCTTTATGCGTATTCAGAAGCAACAGTGCCAAAGCTGACTGTGATTTTAAGGAAAGCATACGGCGGGGCATATGTGGCACTGAACAGTAAATCAATTGGTGCAGACCTGGTATATGCCTGGCCAAATGCGGAAATTGCCGTGATGGGACCTCAGGGAGCTGCGAATATTATTTTCGCCAAGGAAATCCAGAACAGCGAGAATCCAGAACAGACACGACAGCAGAAAATTGATGAATACCGTGAAAAGTTTGCAAATCCTTATGTAGCTGCCAGCCAGGGAATGGTCGATGATGTCATTGATCCGCGGGATACACGGATCAAACTCATTCAGGCACTTGATATGCTCCGGACAAAGAAGGAAGACAGACCGGGCAAAAAACATGGCAACATTCCACTGTAA
- a CDS encoding M20/M25/M40 family metallo-hydrolase — protein sequence MINNERLLNEFLELVQIDSETKYETEIARVLKQKFEDLGVEVFEDDTTAQTGHGAGNLICTLQGTKEGVDTIYFTSHMDTVVPARGVKPSIKDGYVVTDGTTILGADDKTGLAVMLETIRVLKEQSIPHGTIQFIITVGEESGLVGAKALDSTLVKAKYGYALDSDGKVGNIIVAAPTQAKVSAVIHGKTAHAGVAPEKGVSAITIAAKAVARMPLGRIDEETTANIGRFSGGTQTNIVADRAEILAEARSLIPEKMEAQVAKMKEAFESAAQEMGGKAEVDVQVMYPGFKFGEGDLVVELARKAAAKIGRSSELLHSGGGSDANVIAGFGVPTVNLAVGYEEIHTTNERMPIEELDKLAEMVIALIQEVAAQ from the coding sequence ATGATTAATAACGAACGTTTATTGAATGAATTTTTAGAGCTAGTCCAAATTGATTCTGAAACAAAGTATGAAACTGAAATTGCCCGCGTCCTGAAGCAAAAATTCGAGGACCTGGGTGTCGAAGTGTTTGAAGATGATACAACTGCACAGACAGGTCACGGTGCAGGAAACCTTATATGTACTCTACAAGGTACAAAAGAAGGCGTCGATACAATCTATTTCACTTCCCATATGGATACTGTCGTCCCTGCAAGAGGCGTTAAGCCTTCTATCAAGGATGGATATGTTGTGACAGACGGAACAACTATCCTTGGTGCTGATGACAAGACGGGTCTTGCGGTAATGCTCGAAACAATCCGTGTTTTAAAGGAACAGTCTATTCCGCACGGAACAATTCAGTTCATCATTACAGTTGGAGAAGAATCAGGTTTGGTAGGGGCAAAGGCACTGGACTCTACCCTGGTCAAAGCGAAATACGGATATGCGCTGGACAGTGACGGCAAGGTTGGGAACATTATTGTAGCCGCCCCAACCCAGGCAAAGGTATCAGCTGTCATCCATGGCAAAACAGCACATGCCGGCGTTGCTCCAGAAAAAGGTGTTTCCGCAATCACGATCGCTGCAAAAGCTGTTGCAAGAATGCCATTAGGACGCATTGACGAAGAAACAACTGCAAACATTGGCCGTTTCTCAGGTGGAACACAGACGAATATTGTTGCGGATCGGGCAGAAATCCTTGCTGAAGCTCGTTCACTTATCCCTGAAAAGATGGAGGCACAAGTTGCCAAAATGAAGGAAGCATTTGAATCAGCTGCACAGGAAATGGGCGGTAAGGCTGAAGTCGATGTACAGGTAATGTATCCTGGCTTCAAATTTGGCGAAGGCGACCTGGTAGTTGAACTGGCAAGAAAAGCTGCAGCTAAAATTGGCCGAAGCAGTGAATTGCTTCACAGTGGCGGCGGAAGCGATGCTAACGTCATAGCAGGCTTTGGCGTACCGACAGTCAACCTTGCTGTAGGATATGAAGAAATCCACACAACAAACGAAAGAATGCCAATCGAAGAGCTTGATAAGCTTGCCGAAATGGTCATCGCCTTGATTCAGGAAGTAGCAGCACAATGA
- the meaB gene encoding methylmalonyl Co-A mutase-associated GTPase MeaB yields the protein MKNDKKPEWYDPGKADSFSSTVKPGVSGDPRSNERPVITGRFVKKKTGLKINPDILAADIRAGNRTALAKGITLIESNAEHDFQTAQALLQRLLPESGKSIRIGITGVPGAGKSTFIESFGSYLCEMGHKVAVLAVDPTSSLTGGSILGDKTRMEKLARNPKAFIRPSPSGGKLGGVHRKTRETMLACEAAGFDVILVETVGVGQSEVIVRDMVDFFMLLVLTGAGDELQGMKKGIMELADAVIVNKADGPNEQAAKKTREEYNRILHFLQPATKGWQTVALTSSALQNKGIDGVWDTIKGFVGNTKQSGVFEDRRRSQTKEWLNDLIIDQLQMNFFQHPAIKSLLPKIENEVISGNRPVASGVDELFNAFFEAKI from the coding sequence ATGAAGAATGATAAAAAGCCCGAATGGTATGACCCTGGGAAGGCAGATTCCTTCTCAAGTACCGTCAAACCGGGAGTATCAGGGGATCCCCGCAGCAACGAGCGCCCTGTCATAACCGGACGTTTTGTTAAAAAAAAGACTGGACTTAAAATAAACCCTGATATTCTAGCTGCTGACATCAGGGCCGGAAACAGGACAGCGCTGGCAAAAGGGATCACCTTGATTGAAAGCAATGCTGAGCATGATTTTCAAACAGCGCAAGCCCTTTTACAGCGGCTCCTTCCTGAATCAGGAAAATCGATAAGGATTGGCATTACAGGTGTACCGGGAGCTGGGAAGAGCACATTCATTGAGAGCTTCGGCAGTTATCTGTGCGAGATGGGACACAAGGTGGCTGTACTCGCTGTGGACCCCACCTCAAGTCTCACCGGCGGCAGCATCCTTGGCGATAAAACAAGAATGGAAAAACTTGCGCGAAACCCGAAGGCATTCATACGTCCTTCTCCATCTGGAGGGAAGCTCGGTGGAGTACACCGTAAAACAAGGGAAACCATGCTTGCCTGTGAAGCAGCCGGCTTTGATGTTATCCTAGTTGAAACCGTCGGTGTCGGACAGAGCGAAGTAATCGTCAGGGATATGGTCGATTTCTTTATGCTTCTTGTCCTAACGGGTGCTGGAGATGAACTTCAGGGCATGAAAAAAGGAATCATGGAACTTGCTGACGCAGTGATAGTGAATAAGGCAGATGGTCCCAATGAGCAGGCTGCGAAAAAAACAAGAGAAGAGTATAACCGAATCCTCCATTTTCTGCAGCCAGCAACCAAAGGGTGGCAGACAGTCGCCCTGACAAGCTCGGCATTACAGAATAAAGGCATAGATGGTGTGTGGGATACCATTAAGGGCTTTGTAGGCAATACAAAGCAAAGCGGGGTTTTTGAAGACAGAAGAAGGTCGCAGACAAAAGAGTGGCTAAATGATTTGATCATCGACCAGCTTCAGATGAATTTTTTTCAACATCCTGCCATTAAAAGTTTGCTTCCAAAAATAGAAAATGAAGTAATCTCAGGAAATCGGCCAGTCGCTTCGGGAGTCGATGAGTTATTCAATGCATTTTTTGAAGCAAAAATATAA
- a CDS encoding L,D-transpeptidase has translation MPMFIPLLLAAFIFSPLWPLGTNPLPGDPFVIVNKKTNEVALINENRVQTVVNAATGKSEDLTPEGLFTVTVKAPEPYYRKKDIPGGDPNNPLGSRWIGFDAENTDGRTYGIHGTNDPASIGKKVSEGCIRLQNEAVESLYDYIPLGTKILITSSQKSFIELGQEHGAISE, from the coding sequence ATGCCAATGTTTATTCCTTTGCTTCTGGCAGCGTTCATTTTTTCGCCTTTATGGCCGTTGGGAACAAATCCGCTGCCAGGAGATCCATTTGTAATAGTGAATAAAAAAACTAATGAGGTGGCTTTGATTAACGAAAACAGAGTTCAGACAGTTGTCAATGCGGCTACCGGCAAATCTGAAGACCTTACGCCAGAAGGTCTCTTTACGGTTACTGTCAAAGCCCCTGAACCATATTACCGCAAGAAGGATATTCCGGGCGGTGACCCGAATAATCCGCTGGGCAGCAGGTGGATTGGGTTTGATGCAGAAAATACGGATGGCCGGACATATGGAATACATGGAACAAATGACCCCGCAAGTATCGGCAAAAAAGTATCCGAAGGCTGTATCAGGCTGCAAAACGAGGCAGTTGAATCACTATATGATTACATACCATTGGGCACAAAAATCCTCATTACATCATCACAGAAAAGCTTTATTGAGCTGGGACAGGAGCATGGGGCCATTAGTGAATAA
- a CDS encoding aromatic acid exporter family protein translates to MKFRIGYRTLKTALGTALSIIIAQLFGFENYVSAGILTILCIQVTKKRSLQASWHRFLACIIAMAFSAIFFEGITYHPVVIGLLLLFFIPTVVMFRAKEGVVSSSVIIMHIYSAGKVTGELLLNELGIITIGIGVALIMNLYMPSVDSKLEEYQREIEAHFKKIFSEIALYLRNNDSSWDGRELTETASLIENAKGLAIQDVENNFLREENLYYQYFKIREKQFEIIERVLPSVTSIPQHVEQANIVAEFIETLSKGIHPGNTVLFYLEKLLRMKSEFEEMELPKTREEFEARAALLHFVNEMEQFLLLKRSFKGLNTGKDKSEPAVAN, encoded by the coding sequence GTGAAATTCAGAATCGGCTATCGAACTTTAAAAACAGCGCTTGGTACTGCACTCTCCATCATAATTGCCCAGCTTTTTGGCTTTGAAAATTATGTTTCTGCTGGAATATTGACAATTCTATGCATCCAGGTGACTAAAAAGAGATCACTGCAGGCATCCTGGCATAGATTCCTGGCCTGCATAATCGCTATGGCTTTCTCAGCCATATTTTTTGAAGGAATTACATACCATCCTGTAGTTATTGGACTTTTATTGCTCTTTTTCATTCCAACAGTCGTCATGTTCAGGGCGAAAGAAGGAGTAGTTTCCTCAAGTGTCATCATCATGCATATTTACTCAGCAGGCAAGGTAACAGGGGAACTTTTACTTAACGAGCTGGGAATCATCACGATTGGGATAGGTGTAGCATTGATCATGAATTTATATATGCCGAGTGTTGACAGTAAGCTGGAGGAGTATCAAAGAGAAATTGAAGCCCATTTCAAGAAGATTTTCAGCGAAATCGCCTTGTACCTTAGGAATAATGACTCAAGCTGGGATGGCAGGGAACTGACTGAGACTGCAAGTCTGATTGAAAACGCAAAAGGCCTGGCGATCCAGGACGTAGAAAACAATTTTTTAAGAGAAGAAAACCTATATTATCAATATTTTAAAATAAGGGAAAAGCAATTCGAAATAATAGAACGGGTACTGCCTTCAGTCACCTCGATTCCTCAGCATGTAGAGCAGGCTAATATTGTCGCGGAATTTATCGAAACTTTATCCAAAGGGATACATCCAGGCAATACTGTGCTGTTTTACCTGGAAAAGTTATTGAGGATGAAATCGGAGTTTGAGGAAATGGAGCTTCCAAAAACCAGGGAAGAATTTGAGGCAAGGGCTGCCCTGCTTCATTTTGTAAATGAAATGGAACAGTTCCTCTTGTTGAAAAGGTCGTTTAAAGGATTGAACACAGGTAAGGATAAAAGTGAGCCTGCCGTGGCAAACTAA
- the mce gene encoding methylmalonyl-CoA epimerase: MIKKVDHIGIAVKSIEHALPFYTDILKLPLLGIEEVDSEKVKVAFLKAGETKLELLEPLAEESAIARFIEKRGEGIHHVALGVESIEERIRDMKENGIKMIQDVPKKGAGGALVAFMHPKSTGSILYELCEKNKEAE, encoded by the coding sequence ATGATTAAAAAGGTCGACCATATCGGCATTGCTGTCAAATCTATTGAGCATGCCCTCCCATTTTATACAGACATTCTGAAGCTGCCCTTACTTGGAATAGAGGAAGTAGACAGTGAGAAGGTAAAAGTAGCTTTCCTGAAAGCTGGGGAAACAAAGCTTGAACTTCTTGAACCCCTGGCGGAGGAAAGCGCGATCGCACGTTTTATCGAAAAGCGCGGAGAGGGAATTCACCATGTTGCTCTTGGTGTGGAATCAATCGAGGAAAGAATCAGAGATATGAAGGAAAACGGAATCAAGATGATTCAGGATGTTCCGAAAAAAGGAGCAGGGGGAGCTCTTGTGGCATTCATGCACCCGAAATCCACCGGCAGCATTTTATACGAACTTTGCGAGAAAAACAAGGAGGCTGAATAA
- the prli42 gene encoding stressosome-associated protein Prli42, with the protein MRKPNFRKVVVYVMLFTMLASTLLMGLATFL; encoded by the coding sequence ATGCGCAAGCCTAATTTCAGAAAGGTCGTAGTATACGTCATGCTTTTTACTATGCTAGCTTCAACCCTTCTAATGGGTTTAGCTACTTTCCTATAA
- a CDS encoding transporter substrate-binding domain-containing protein, with protein MKKALFILMSTFLMMGVLAACGTAPDEKENAGRNGEEKKVLTMGTSADYPPFEYVETAKSDEIIGFDVDLANLIAKELGYEVEIKDMDFNGLIGAIQADRVDFVMAGMTPTEERKKSVDFSDVYYTAKHMIVSAKDSNIKTIEDLEGKTVGVQLSSIQEGKAEEIGETVKIKVEKRTRIPELVQEIKAGRIDAAIIEDTVAEGYFKNNPDIAGFTIEDGSDEEAGSAIAFPKDSKLTEEFNKVLKEKMENGEVEKLVIKWFGGEK; from the coding sequence GTGAAAAAGGCATTATTTATACTTATGAGTACATTCTTAATGATGGGAGTTTTAGCTGCGTGCGGCACCGCTCCTGATGAAAAAGAAAACGCAGGCAGAAATGGTGAAGAAAAGAAAGTTCTAACAATGGGGACATCAGCTGACTACCCTCCATTCGAATACGTCGAAACAGCGAAGAGTGATGAAATCATCGGTTTTGATGTAGACCTGGCGAACCTTATCGCAAAAGAATTAGGGTATGAAGTAGAAATTAAGGATATGGACTTCAACGGCTTGATTGGCGCAATCCAGGCTGACCGTGTTGATTTTGTCATGGCAGGTATGACTCCAACGGAAGAACGCAAAAAGAGCGTTGACTTTTCCGATGTTTACTACACAGCGAAGCATATGATCGTTTCAGCAAAGGACAGCAACATCAAGACGATTGAAGACCTTGAAGGCAAGACAGTCGGAGTTCAGCTTTCTTCAATCCAGGAAGGCAAAGCGGAAGAAATCGGCGAAACAGTGAAAATCAAAGTTGAAAAACGCACAAGAATTCCTGAACTGGTACAGGAAATCAAAGCTGGACGGATTGACGCGGCAATCATTGAGGATACAGTGGCAGAAGGGTACTTCAAGAACAATCCAGACATTGCAGGCTTTACAATCGAGGATGGCAGTGACGAAGAAGCAGGTTCAGCAATCGCATTTCCTAAGGACAGCAAGCTGACTGAAGAGTTCAACAAAGTCCTTAAAGAAAAAATGGAAAATGGCGAAGTGGAAAAGCTGGTTATTAAATGGTTTGGCGGAGAGAAGTAA
- a CDS encoding BrxA/BrxB family bacilliredoxin, protein MSMDFNFFMNDVVRQARQEIVAAGYTELTTGEEVEQALAKQGTTLVMVNSVCGCAGGIARPAAAHSLHYDKRPDHLVTVFAGQDKDATEKARSYFTGYPPSSPSFALLKDGKLCTMIERHEIEGHDPMQVVNKLQNAFEEYCPEV, encoded by the coding sequence ATGAGTATGGATTTTAATTTTTTCATGAATGATGTAGTCCGCCAGGCGCGCCAGGAAATCGTGGCAGCTGGATATACAGAACTGACGACAGGTGAAGAAGTCGAGCAAGCATTGGCCAAACAGGGTACGACACTGGTTATGGTGAATTCTGTGTGTGGCTGTGCTGGAGGAATCGCTCGTCCTGCAGCAGCACACTCCCTTCATTATGATAAGCGCCCTGACCATCTTGTGACTGTATTTGCTGGCCAGGATAAGGATGCGACTGAAAAGGCACGCAGTTATTTTACCGGCTATCCGCCGTCATCCCCATCTTTTGCGCTGTTAAAGGATGGAAAGCTTTGCACCATGATTGAACGCCATGAGATTGAAGGCCATGATCCAATGCAGGTAGTAAACAAGCTGCAAAATGCTTTTGAAGAATATTGTCCAGAAGTATAA